One window of the Canis lupus familiaris isolate Mischka breed German Shepherd chromosome 29, alternate assembly UU_Cfam_GSD_1.0, whole genome shotgun sequence genome contains the following:
- the TCEA1 gene encoding transcription elongation factor A protein 1 isoform X3, with protein MTLELLQSTRIGMSVNAIRKQSTDEEVTSLAKSLIKSWKKLLDGPSTDKDPEEKKKDTAITSQNSPEAREESSSSGNVSSRKDETNARDTYVSSFPRAPSTSDSVRLKCREMLAAALRTGDDYVAIGADEEELGSQIEEAIYQEIRNTDMKYKNRVRSRISNLKDAKNPNLRKNVLCGNIPPDLFARMTAEEMASDELKEMRKNLTKEAIREHQMAKTGGTQTDLFTCGKCKKKNCTYTQVQTRSADEPMTTFVVCNECGNRWKFC; from the exons TCCACAAGAATTGGAATGTCAGTAAATGCTATTCGCAAGCAGAGTACAGATGAAGAAGTTACATCTTTAGCAAAGTCTCTCATCAAATCCTGGAAAAAATTGTTAG ATGGACCATCAACAGATAAAGaccctgaagaaaagaaaaaagatactgcAATTACATCACAGAATAGCCctgaagcaagagaagaaag TAGTTCCAGTGGCAATGTAAGCAGCAGAAAGGATGAGACAAATGCTCGAGATACTTATGTTTCATCTTTTCCTCGGGCACCAAGCACTTCTGATTCTGTGCGGTTAAAGTGTAGAGAGATGCTTGCCGCAGCTCTCCGAACGGGAG ATGACTACGTCGCTATTGGAGCTGATGAGGAAGAATTAGGATCTCAGATTGAGGAAG CTATATATCAAGAAATAAGGAATACAgatatgaaatacaaaaatagagtACGAAGTAGGATATCAAATCTTAAAGATGCTAAGAATccaaatttaaggaaaaatgtgCTGTGTGGAAACATTCCTCCTGACTTATTCGCTAGAATGACAGCAGAG GAAATGGCTAGTGATGAACTCAAAGAGATGCGGAAAAACTTGACCAAAGAAGCCATTAGAGAGCATCAGATGGCCAAGACGGGCGGAACCCAGACTGACTTATTCACATGTGGCAAATGTAAAAAGAAGAATTGTACTTACACACAG GTACAAACTCGTAGTGCTGATGAACCGATGACAACGTTTGTTGTCTGCAATGAATGTGGAAATCGATGGAAG TTCTGTTGA